In one Paramisgurnus dabryanus chromosome 21, PD_genome_1.1, whole genome shotgun sequence genomic region, the following are encoded:
- the cltrn gene encoding collectrin: MLTRILPLIFLPSVLTQDLCKDGKDGNKVRISLKTGLGDKAYEWNESEMFLFKSSLAFAMRKHTGNDKFDISNILVCNETRRVSFIFVVTSPNNTSQLIPKAEVQAAVRNSKHRINSAFLLSDMTLEFVGIPPTLATPIEYKTQPWLIVFGVVMGAVAVGILALLMSTVTKGRRAKGKAVDSAEEREGREGRVKENGTSLTHLELKDGVYNEAFSSDDERLTQL; this comes from the exons ATGTTAACCAGAATCCTTCCCCTGATATTCCTGCCTTCTGTGCTGACGCAGGATCTCTGTAAAG ATGGCAAAGATGGGAATAAAGTCAGAATAAGCCTTAAAACAGGTCTTGGAGATaaagct TACGAGTGGAACGAGAGCGAGATGTTTCTCTTTAAATCTTCACTAGCATTTGCAATGAGGAAACACACCGGTAATGACAAATTTGA CATTTCCAACATACTGGTGTGCAATGAGACCCGACGCGTGTCATTCATATTTGTGGTGACATCACCGAACAACACATCCCAACTGATTCCCAAAGCAGAGGTGCAGGCTGCCGTGAG AAACAGTAAACATCGGATCAACAGTGCGTTCCTGCTATCAGACATGACTCTAGAATTCGTGGGAATTCCACCAACGCTTGCCACCCCGATCGAATACAAAACTCAGCCATGGCTCATCGTGTTCGGGGTCGTGATGGGCGCTGTGGCCGTGGGGATTTTAGCTTTGCTGATGTCCACGGTGACCAAAGGGAGACG AGCTAAAGGTAAAGCTGTTGATTCAGCGGAGGAGCGAGAAGGAAGAGAAGGGAGAGTCAAAGAGAACGGGACATCACTTACACACCTGGAGTTAAAAGATGGTGTTTATAATGAAGCATTCAGCAGCGATGATGAGCGCTTAACTCAGCTTTAG